The Candidatus Zixiibacteriota bacterium sequence CGGTTTTTGAGTTGCGACCGCTCCGACTGGCAGGTCACCACAATGCCAGTCTCGAGATGGGTGATACGTACCGCCGAGGAGACTTTATTGACATGCTGACCGCCCGCGCCCGAGGCACGGTAGGTATCGAGCCGGATATCGTCATCTTTTATATTGATATCGATATTGCTCTCGATCACCGGGTAGACGAAGACCGATGCGAAAGAGGTGTGCCGTCTCTTGTTGGCGTCGAAGGGAGAAATCCTGACCAGCCTGTGCACTCCCGATTCGGACTTGAGGTAACCGTAGGCAAAATCGCCCTTGATTTCGAGCGTAGCCGATTTGAGACCAGCTTCATCACCCGGCTGAAAGTCGATCGTCTCGGTCTGAAATCCTTTCTGGTCAGCATAACGCATGTACATCCGCAAAAGCATTGAGGCCCAATCGGCCGACTCGGTACCGCCTGCGCCGGGATGAATCGAGAGGATGGCGTCGCGGTGATCGTCCTCACCCGAGAGGAAAGTCTTAAGCTCCAGTCCGCTCAGCTTGTTCTCGAATTTCTCGGCGGCATCGGCCAGCTCGTGGTTATTCTCCTGCGAGGGATCCTCGTCGACAAGCTCCTTTAAGACCGTCAGGTCCTCGTAGGACTGCTCGATCGAATCGACTGCCTCAATCCAGTCCTTTTCGATCTTTATTTGCTTGAGGATGGTCTGAGCCCGTTCCTGGTCGTTCCAGAAATCATCGGCAGTAGTCTTTTTTTCCAGAGAATCTATTTTATCAGCCCGCTTTTCGAGGTCAAAGATAACCTCGCAGCTTGTCGATTTTACGGCGATATTCCTCTAAATCCAAATCTGTAGAAACCGACATAACACACTCCTTAAAGGGCTTTAAATATAGACCTTTAAAACAGCTTGTCAATCAAAAAGGGGACAGTTTGTATTCATTTTCAGCCTCCTGACAGTTTTTACACGATGCAAATTAACTGAAACCGAAAGCTTAAAATCTCGGTAAAATGTACTATACTTATTGACAAAAGCTTTGTGATATATATCATTTCAGAAATTAATCTGGGTATTTTAAACAAGGAGATGTTGATGAAAAAGCTTATCCTGGCTGTGACCGGTTTGTTTCTCGTATTTGGTCTGTATACACCCGCCTCTTCACAGTTTTATATGAGTGCTTTCGGTGATGCTCGTGTGGTGGAACCGCAACAGTTCAAGCTGGGCGGTGGAATTTTGATTTCTGATGATGTCATGGGGCTCGGTGGAGCTGGCAAATATGGTCTCGCGGACGGCCTGGAGGGGAGCTTCCGGCTGGGAATGGTCAAAATTGATCCCAACGACCATACCGGCCTGACATTCGGTGCTCATATCATGCACCAGATGCTCGATGTGGAATTCGGTGACGGGGTCGATATCGCTATCGGCGGAGGTGCCGAATATTACAGTGTTGGCGAAGACGCGAGTTTGTGGATGTTTGGAGGCAATGGCATAATTTCTTACCCGTTCGAGCTGAGTGGCGGGCAGATCTTTTCGCCTTTCTTCCGACTCAACCTGCGGTTCGACAGGGTTTCCGCCAATGACAATAGTGATACCGACTTCGAGTTCGGATTCGGTTTTGGATCGGAATTTGATATTTCCGAGAAGTTTGGCCTGTTTGCCGAGGTGATCATTCCGGGTGGCGACCTGGATGAAGCCTTTGTCGGCGGAATCAATTTCACCTTCGGGACTTATTAATAAAGTTATGGGATTCGGCCTCCCGCATGCGGGAGGTCTTTTTTTATGGATATAATTCAGGCTGTAATACTGGGGCTGATCCAGGGACTGACCGAATTTCTACCGGTATCATCGTCTGGTCACCTGGTTCTGGGCAAGCTCCTGTTTGGTGTCAAAGTCGACAATATCATCTTCGAAGTATTTGTCCATTTTGCTACTTTTTTAGCGGTGGTCGCTTTTTTCTTCCGCGAAATAGTGATCCTGATCAAAGCACCCCTGCGCTATGTCTTCGTCAACGACCGCAGCCGTGAGACTGTTAATTTCAGCAAATATGTCCTGTTTATCGCTGTCGGAACTATCCCGGCGGTGATTGTCGGTCTTTATTTCAAAGAAGATATCGAACAGGCTTTTTCTTCCGCACGGCTGGTCGGTATGACACTTCTTGTGACGACCGCGTTATTGTTTCTGACCGCCCTGGTAAAACCAAAACGTGAGGGATTGCGCTTTCTCGACGGAATCCTGATCGGATTGGCTCAGGCGCTGGCGATTCTGCCTGGCATATCCCGTTCCGGAGCTACAATATCGACTGCCATGTATCTCGGTGTGGATAAGAGTACTGCTTTTAAGTTCTCGTTTTTACTGTCGCTACCGGCGATTTTTGGCGCATTTATCCTGCAATTGAAAGACGCGCTCGAAATCGGCCTGCCCAAAGACCAGATTTATATCTACCTGGCCGGTATGCTGTGCGCGTTCATCAGCGGATATGTCTGCCTGGTGATTCTCAGAAAAATCGTAATTGCCGGTAAATTCGCCTGGTTCGGTGTTTATACTTTGATTATCGGAGTTTTGACATTAGTATTTGCCCATGGATAAAATCGCGCTGATACGATTGTCGTCATTGGGTGATGTCATCCTGGCTGAACCGCTGGCGGCCAACCTCAAAATCAACTACGCTGATTCAGAGATCACCTTTTTTACGCGCAGTCAGTACCTGCCGATAGTGGAGATGTTTTCCTCGGTCGATCATGCGGTCGGTTTCGACTATGATAACCGCCACAGCGACAAACAATCGATTAAAGCAGAGCTCGGCTACCAGGGGCGGGGATACGACCTTGCCCTCGATATTCACAAAGTCCACCGCAGCCACTTTATACTGAAGAACCTGAAAGCGAAAAAAAAGC is a genomic window containing:
- a CDS encoding peptide chain release factor 2; translated protein: MAVKSTSCEVIFDLEKRADKIDSLEKKTTADDFWNDQERAQTILKQIKIEKDWIEAVDSIEQSYEDLTVLKELVDEDPSQENNHELADAAEKFENKLSGLELKTFLSGEDDHRDAILSIHPGAGGTESADWASMLLRMYMRYADQKGFQTETIDFQPGDEAGLKSATLEIKGDFAYGYLKSESGVHRLVRISPFDANKRRHTSFASVFVYPVIESNIDINIKDDDIRLDTYRASGAGGQHVNKVSSAVRITHLETGIVVTCQSERSQLKNR